One region of Eretmochelys imbricata isolate rEreImb1 chromosome 2, rEreImb1.hap1, whole genome shotgun sequence genomic DNA includes:
- the SMIM13 gene encoding small integral membrane protein 13, with the protein MWQSVGLTLLVIVATLACVLLFMLCGWYVVWQLFLSKFKFLRELIGDTGSQQGDNEPSESEAEQETPPTPQRGRQKSARQRRAPAEEAT; encoded by the exons ATGTGGCAGAGCGTCGGGCTGACGCTGCTGGTGATCGTGGCCACGCTGGCCTGTGTGCTCTTGTTCATGCTGTGCG GTTGGTATGTGGTGTGGCAACTGTTTTTATCTAAATTCAAGTTCCTGAGAGAGTTGATAGGagacacaggatcccagcaggGGGATAATGAGCCTTCAGAGTCTGAAGCTGAACAGGAGACTCCACCTACTCCACAGAGAGGTAGACAGAAATCAGCACGGCAAAGAAGGGCACCAGCAGAAGAAGCAACTTAA